In one Zobellia galactanivorans genomic region, the following are encoded:
- a CDS encoding sulfatase, with amino-acid sequence MSLSKFIGILFLLGQAVGCSSAQNSIPKKESKKPNILFIAIDDLRPELGSYGSEIARSPNLDKLASEGLQFNRAYCQQAICGPSRASVLTGLRPETSGIFHNYLKIRELHPDIVTLPQHFKNNGYESVYYGKIFHHGDLDDSLSWSRVPGPQPKSVVGFALPENQQLREETRKEMFSKYGDVAKYGLAMGPAYESAKVPDNTYADGYNTDLAIADIKKMAKKSDQPFFLGLGFHKPHLNWVAPKKYWDLYDESKIPMASDSTPPKDGAAMGLHPSFELRVRSGIPKTGKLPPELARTLKHAYLACISYVDAQIGRAIQALEEAGIRDNTIIIVWSDHGWHLGDMGIWGKATNYEIATRVPLMIWTPDMPDSNRGVQTEALVELIDMYPTLCELAGIEKPVHLEGQSFAPLLKHPEQDWKTAVFSQFPSPALREWGSYPLRPAMRETYFGPLLEEVELKIKAQQKEKWDRNLFENKIMGYAMRTDQYRFIVWKDRTLTQASPLYFELYDHKKDPGETVNIASSNPQLVARLMAQFKKEKEQHSLN; translated from the coding sequence ATGAGCCTATCAAAATTTATCGGTATTCTTTTTCTGCTCGGACAAGCGGTAGGCTGCAGCTCGGCACAAAACAGTATCCCTAAAAAAGAAAGCAAAAAACCGAATATTCTGTTTATAGCCATAGACGACCTTAGGCCCGAACTAGGGTCGTATGGTTCGGAAATAGCCCGGAGCCCTAATTTAGACAAGCTCGCAAGTGAAGGCTTGCAATTCAACAGGGCCTATTGTCAACAAGCCATCTGCGGTCCTTCTCGGGCCAGTGTTCTTACGGGACTGAGGCCAGAGACCAGTGGTATTTTCCATAATTATCTAAAAATACGGGAGCTGCATCCCGATATTGTTACCTTGCCCCAACACTTCAAAAACAATGGGTACGAATCGGTGTATTACGGAAAAATTTTCCATCATGGCGATTTGGACGATTCTTTATCATGGAGTCGCGTACCGGGCCCACAACCCAAATCGGTAGTGGGTTTCGCCCTTCCTGAAAACCAACAATTACGAGAAGAAACCCGAAAGGAAATGTTCTCAAAGTATGGTGATGTGGCCAAATATGGTTTAGCCATGGGGCCCGCGTACGAATCTGCCAAGGTTCCCGATAATACCTACGCCGACGGCTATAATACCGACTTAGCCATTGCCGATATAAAGAAGATGGCCAAAAAGAGTGACCAACCCTTCTTTTTAGGACTCGGTTTTCACAAACCTCATCTCAATTGGGTAGCCCCTAAAAAGTATTGGGATTTATACGATGAAAGCAAGATTCCCATGGCCTCTGACAGTACTCCGCCAAAAGATGGGGCCGCCATGGGGCTTCACCCCTCATTTGAATTACGGGTCCGTTCAGGCATACCCAAAACAGGAAAATTACCCCCTGAACTTGCCCGAACCTTAAAACACGCCTACCTAGCTTGTATCAGCTATGTAGATGCCCAGATCGGCCGTGCCATACAAGCCTTGGAAGAGGCCGGCATACGCGATAATACCATCATCATCGTTTGGAGCGACCACGGTTGGCATTTAGGCGATATGGGTATTTGGGGCAAGGCCACCAATTATGAAATTGCTACAAGGGTACCACTGATGATATGGACCCCTGATATGCCCGACAGCAATAGAGGTGTCCAAACGGAAGCACTGGTAGAATTGATCGATATGTACCCTACCCTTTGCGAACTCGCCGGAATTGAAAAACCGGTACACTTAGAAGGGCAAAGTTTTGCCCCCCTTTTAAAACACCCTGAACAAGATTGGAAAACAGCGGTATTCAGTCAATTTCCCTCACCCGCCTTACGGGAATGGGGCTCATACCCATTGCGGCCCGCCATGCGGGAAACCTACTTCGGCCCCTTACTCGAGGAGGTCGAATTAAAGATCAAAGCACAACAAAAAGAGAAATGGGACCGAAACCTGTTTGAAAACAAGATAATGGGGTACGCCATGCGAACCGACCAATATCGTTTTATTGTCTGGAAAGACCGTACACTAACGCAAGCGTCACCCCTTTATTTTGAACTTTACGACCACAAAAAGGATCCCGGGGAAACGGTAAACATCGCCTCTAGTAATCCTCAACTTGTAGCACGTCTAATGGCCCAATTCAAAAAAGAAAAAGAGCAACATTCCCTAAACTAA
- a CDS encoding sulfatase-like hydrolase/transferase yields MAIHFNHFKLFLYAAVLSVANIGLAQETRPNILVVLCDDLGYADVGFNGSTDILTPELDNLAQNGSIFTSAYVAHPFCGPSRSAILTGRYPHLTGTAYNLFHNSSEDDKDNMGVPVEETYMSKVLQNAGYYTSAIGKWHLGAAPKFHPNKRGFDDFYGFLGGGHDYFPSEYQKTYKAQKKAGNPNIRDYVFPMEHNGKPANETEYITDGFSREAIKNIKIAAAKKQPFFIYLAYNAPHVPLQAKAEDVAKFAHIKDKDRRTYAAMVYAVDRGVGKIVQTLKETKQFDNTLIVFLSDNGGNFNHGANNYPLKGTKGDTWEGGYRVPMFFHWPKKIKKDQRFDFPVSSLDLYPTFTGLAEAKLPKGKQLDGKNIMDDVLKNTEPYKDEMIYSLRYREGYNDVGARMGDWKITRMGNEPWRLHNITQDIGEKKNLAGRYPDRLKEMIAKTQEWTKSFVKPLWVYSVKDKELWESGQMPNYEATFEVDKLVDSPYHK; encoded by the coding sequence ATGGCAATTCACTTTAATCATTTTAAACTATTTCTATACGCTGCCGTCCTGTCGGTTGCGAACATCGGACTGGCGCAAGAAACACGTCCGAACATCCTTGTGGTCTTATGTGACGACCTCGGTTATGCCGACGTTGGTTTTAACGGTTCTACGGATATCCTTACGCCCGAACTGGACAACTTGGCGCAAAACGGTAGCATTTTCACATCGGCCTATGTGGCCCACCCCTTCTGTGGCCCTAGTCGCTCCGCCATTTTAACCGGACGATATCCACACCTCACCGGTACGGCCTACAACCTTTTCCACAATAGTAGTGAAGATGACAAAGACAATATGGGCGTTCCCGTTGAAGAGACCTATATGTCCAAAGTACTTCAAAACGCAGGTTACTATACAAGCGCCATCGGTAAGTGGCACTTAGGAGCCGCCCCGAAATTCCACCCCAACAAAAGAGGATTCGACGATTTTTATGGTTTTTTAGGAGGAGGACATGACTATTTTCCTTCCGAGTACCAAAAGACCTATAAAGCGCAAAAGAAAGCCGGCAACCCAAATATCAGGGACTATGTCTTTCCCATGGAACACAACGGGAAGCCCGCCAACGAAACCGAATACATAACGGATGGTTTTTCACGGGAAGCCATCAAAAACATCAAAATTGCCGCGGCAAAAAAACAACCCTTCTTTATATATCTAGCCTACAACGCCCCCCACGTTCCGCTTCAGGCCAAGGCCGAGGACGTGGCCAAGTTCGCCCATATAAAGGATAAAGACCGAAGAACCTATGCCGCAATGGTATATGCCGTAGACCGTGGTGTCGGCAAAATTGTTCAGACCTTAAAAGAAACCAAGCAATTTGACAACACCCTTATTGTGTTTTTAAGCGATAACGGAGGGAATTTTAATCACGGTGCGAACAATTATCCCCTAAAAGGTACCAAAGGAGATACTTGGGAGGGTGGCTATCGTGTGCCCATGTTCTTTCATTGGCCTAAAAAAATCAAAAAAGACCAGCGTTTCGATTTTCCTGTTTCCTCCCTTGACCTCTACCCTACCTTCACAGGCCTTGCCGAAGCAAAACTTCCGAAAGGAAAGCAACTTGACGGTAAAAATATCATGGACGATGTCTTGAAAAACACCGAACCCTATAAAGATGAAATGATCTATTCATTGCGCTATCGCGAGGGCTATAACGATGTGGGCGCCCGAATGGGCGATTGGAAAATTACACGTATGGGCAACGAACCTTGGCGTCTACATAATATCACCCAAGATATAGGCGAAAAGAAAAACCTAGCAGGCCGATACCCCGACCGCCTAAAGGAAATGATAGCAAAGACCCAAGAGTGGACCAAAAGCTTTGTAAAACCCCTGTGGGTTTATTCGGTGAAGGACAAGGAACTCTGGGAGAGCGGCCAAATGCCGAATTATGAGGCTACTTTTGAAGTAGACAAACTAGTCGACAGTCCTTATCACAAATAA
- the rny gene encoding ribonuclease Y, whose translation MDSATLIIAGIIGLAIGFAIAKFMEKGKASKTLLNAKNEANSIINAAKVEGENIKKDKIFQAKEKFLELKAEHEKVIISKDKKIGEAEKRTRDKESQVSNELARSKKLNSQLDSKLKEVAHKEEYLEKKQSELEKLHKNQVQQLEVISGLSADDAKGQLMESLKETAKTDAMAYIQTTVEEAKLTAQQEAKKIVINTIQRIGTEEAVENCVSVFNLESDDVKGRIIGREGRNIRALESATGVEIIVDDTPEAIILSCFDSVRREVARLSLHKLVTDGRIHPARIEEIVKKTEKQIEQEIVEVGKRTVIDLGIHGLHPELVRAIGRMKYRSSYGQNLLQHSREVAKLCGVMAAELGLNPKLAKRAGLLHDIGKVPNTEAEVETPHAILGMQWAEKYGEKPDVCNAIGAHHDEIEMKTLIAPIVQVCDAISGARPGARRQVLDSYIQRLKDLEEVAFSFGGVQKAYAIQAGRELRVIVESEKVNDEKAAQLSFEISQKIQTDMTYPGQVKVTVIRETRSVNVAK comes from the coding sequence ATGGATAGTGCAACACTTATAATAGCCGGTATTATCGGCCTTGCAATTGGCTTCGCCATTGCAAAATTTATGGAAAAGGGCAAAGCCTCAAAAACCCTTTTAAACGCCAAGAACGAGGCTAACTCTATAATTAATGCGGCCAAAGTAGAAGGTGAGAACATTAAAAAAGATAAAATCTTTCAGGCCAAGGAGAAGTTCTTGGAACTTAAGGCCGAGCATGAAAAGGTAATTATCAGCAAGGACAAAAAAATCGGGGAAGCCGAAAAACGTACACGTGACAAAGAGTCGCAAGTAAGTAACGAGTTGGCCCGAAGCAAGAAATTGAACAGTCAGCTCGATAGTAAATTGAAGGAAGTCGCCCATAAGGAGGAGTATCTTGAAAAGAAACAAAGCGAACTGGAAAAGCTTCATAAGAACCAAGTACAACAGCTAGAGGTTATTTCAGGACTTTCGGCCGATGATGCCAAAGGGCAGTTGATGGAATCGTTGAAGGAAACGGCAAAGACCGATGCTATGGCCTATATTCAAACTACTGTGGAAGAGGCCAAATTAACCGCACAGCAAGAGGCTAAGAAAATCGTGATCAATACCATACAACGTATCGGTACGGAAGAGGCCGTAGAGAATTGCGTTTCGGTTTTCAACCTTGAATCCGACGATGTAAAAGGTAGGATTATCGGTAGGGAAGGACGAAACATTCGTGCTCTCGAATCGGCTACTGGTGTTGAAATTATTGTAGACGATACACCGGAAGCTATTATTCTTTCTTGTTTTGATTCGGTCCGTCGTGAAGTCGCACGCCTTTCGTTGCACAAATTGGTAACGGACGGCAGGATACATCCGGCACGAATCGAGGAAATCGTTAAAAAGACAGAGAAGCAGATCGAACAAGAAATCGTTGAGGTCGGTAAACGTACCGTAATCGATTTGGGTATTCATGGGCTGCACCCTGAATTGGTCCGCGCTATAGGTCGAATGAAATACCGTTCGTCTTACGGACAAAACCTATTGCAACACTCTAGGGAGGTTGCCAAATTATGTGGTGTGATGGCCGCCGAACTTGGGTTGAACCCCAAATTGGCAAAACGTGCCGGACTTTTACATGATATAGGTAAAGTACCGAATACCGAAGCGGAAGTAGAAACCCCGCATGCTATTTTAGGGATGCAGTGGGCTGAGAAATATGGCGAAAAGCCTGATGTCTGCAACGCTATAGGGGCTCACCATGATGAAATTGAAATGAAGACGCTTATTGCGCCCATCGTTCAGGTCTGTGATGCTATTAGCGGTGCAAGGCCAGGAGCTCGTAGACAGGTGTTGGATTCTTACATTCAACGTTTAAAAGACCTTGAGGAAGTGGCCTTCAGTTTTGGCGGGGTTCAAAAAGCCTACGCTATTCAAGCGGGTCGTGAACTAAGGGTAATTGTCGAAAGCGAAAAGGTGAACGACGAAAAAGCGGCACAGTTGTCTTTTGAGATTTCACAGAAAATACAGACCGATATGACCTATCCGGGTCAGGTAAAGGTCACCGTAATTCGGGAAACCCGTTCGGTAAACGTAGCAAAGTAA